A single region of the Bacteroidota bacterium genome encodes:
- a CDS encoding flippase-like domain-containing protein, whose translation MLNRKLFFNILKFVVFLGIGLLLIWYITKDLTAEQKLEVRNSFRNANYWWVGLSIAIGILSHYVRALRWKMMMQPMGYNPRISTTFYAVMVAYLTKMAVSYIGEVTRCGILQRYEKVPVEKGLGTIVVERAVDLLCLILVIILMFLVQFSLIYSFFIEKVVTPISDKFSSGLNMLLILGGCAIALGLVTYFLIRRFKHTEAYVRLRIMIMNVRDGIYAVRHLKNFPLFIFYSVFIWVCYFAMVWVCFYALEQTMHLGLTEALAVLVFGTIGIISTPGGIGAYQLIVTETLVALYGLDRAYAISYSWLAWSAQTVMIIFIGVISLLLLSRVKPLTTADETN comes from the coding sequence ATGCTCAACCGGAAACTGTTTTTTAATATTTTAAAATTTGTTGTTTTTCTGGGTATCGGTTTATTGCTTATTTGGTATATCACTAAAGACCTTACCGCCGAGCAAAAACTGGAAGTGCGCAACTCATTTCGCAATGCCAATTACTGGTGGGTGGGGCTATCGATTGCGATTGGTATTTTAAGTCATTATGTGCGTGCCCTGCGCTGGAAAATGATGATGCAGCCGATGGGTTATAATCCGCGTATTTCAACTACTTTTTATGCTGTTATGGTGGCTTACCTCACCAAAATGGCCGTTTCATATATTGGCGAGGTTACCCGCTGCGGAATTTTACAACGTTATGAAAAGGTTCCGGTAGAAAAAGGACTGGGAACAATTGTAGTGGAGCGGGCTGTGGATTTACTTTGCCTTATTTTGGTAATTATTTTAATGTTTTTGGTTCAGTTTTCACTGATTTATAGTTTTTTTATTGAAAAGGTAGTTACGCCAATCAGCGATAAATTTTCGTCGGGTTTAAATATGCTGCTCATTTTAGGGGGTTGTGCAATTGCATTGGGTTTGGTGACTTATTTTTTAATTCGTCGTTTTAAACATACAGAGGCTTATGTGCGCCTGCGTATTATGATTATGAATGTGCGTGATGGTATTTACGCTGTGCGTCATCTGAAAAATTTCCCCTTATTTATTTTTTATTCGGTGTTTATCTGGGTGTGTTATTTTGCGATGGTTTGGGTGTGTTTTTACGCCCTGGAACAAACCATGCACCTCGGTTTAACTGAGGCGCTGGCGGTGCTGGTATTTGGCACCATCGGTATTATAAGCACCCCGGGTGGTATTGGCGCTTATCAGCTAATTGTTACCGAAACACTTGTGGCGCTGTATGGTTTAGACCGAGCTTATGCCATTAGCTATAGCTGGCTGGCCTGGAGTGCACAAACTGTGATGATAATTTTTATTGGAGTAATTTCATTATTACTTTTATCCCGCGTTAAACCTTTAACCACCGCAGATGAAACGAACTGA
- a CDS encoding aspartate 1-decarboxylase: MRIEILKSKIHRVRVTEANLNYIGSITIDEDLMDAANMIENEKVQVLNVANGERLETYIIKGERGSGTICLNGPAARKVEPEDVVIICAYASMDFEEAKKFVPTVIFPDSKTNSLR; the protein is encoded by the coding sequence ATGCGTATAGAAATTTTGAAAAGCAAGATCCACAGGGTTCGGGTTACGGAGGCTAATTTGAATTATATTGGCAGCATTACAATTGATGAGGATTTGATGGATGCGGCAAACATGATTGAAAATGAAAAGGTGCAGGTGCTGAATGTGGCGAATGGCGAGCGTTTGGAGACCTACATTATTAAAGGTGAACGCGGTTCGGGCACAATTTGTTTGAACGGGCCTGCCGCCAGAAAAGTGGAACCTGAAGATGTTGTGATTATTTGTGCCTATGCCTCGATGGATTTTGAGGAAGCGAAAAAATTTGTCCCAACGGTGATTTTTCCGGATAGTAAAACAAACTCCTTGCGCTGA
- a CDS encoding adenylyltransferase/cytidyltransferase family protein yields MKRTEIAQNKLFQIKDLLQQIAVWRFQNRKIVFTNGCFDILHKGHAHIINACGDLGYNAAVIVAINTDASVKKLKGENRPINNEEDRALMLANMHGVDAVILFDADTPYELIKTIKPDYLVKGGDYTAENIVGADIMKSSGGQVVIVPYLNNYSTTLILERK; encoded by the coding sequence ATGAAACGAACTGAAATTGCCCAAAATAAATTGTTTCAAATAAAGGATTTGTTACAACAAATCGCAGTATGGCGATTTCAAAACCGCAAGATTGTTTTTACCAACGGTTGTTTTGATATTTTACATAAAGGTCATGCACATATTATTAATGCATGTGGCGATTTGGGATATAATGCTGCAGTAATTGTCGCCATAAATACTGATGCATCGGTTAAAAAATTAAAAGGTGAAAACAGACCCATTAATAATGAAGAGGATCGCGCATTAATGCTTGCCAATATGCATGGTGTTGATGCGGTTATTTTATTTGATGCAGACACACCATATGAATTAATTAAAACAATTAAACCTGATTACCTTGTAAAAGGTGGCGATTATACTGCTGAAAATATTGTTGGGGCAGATATTATGAAAAGCTCCGGCGGGCAGGTTGTTATAGTGCCTTATTTAAATAATTATTCAACAACATTAATACTCGAAAGAAAATAA